The following are encoded in a window of Flavobacteriales bacterium genomic DNA:
- a CDS encoding response regulator transcription factor, which translates to MALRALIVDDEADARENLRLMLEEHCPEVEIAGQAASAAEARARIQELQPNALFLDIKMPGEDGFQLLASIAELDLPVVFTTAYDEYALKAFKQNALAYLEKPIDTEELKSAVVKLQRLAGVIGSAQPSAIAALMKDPASPLSSRLAIPGREGLVLLKHEDILYLEANDSYTTVHLKDGKRSVSSKHIRVFENNLDPKVFFRVHKSFIINLAHLSSFNRAEGNMAVLDTGAMIPVSRRRLPDFLALINTF; encoded by the coding sequence ATGGCCCTGCGCGCGTTGATCGTGGATGATGAAGCCGATGCCCGGGAGAACCTCCGCCTGATGTTGGAGGAACACTGCCCCGAAGTGGAGATCGCCGGGCAGGCGGCCAGTGCGGCCGAGGCCCGGGCCAGGATCCAGGAGCTGCAACCCAATGCCTTGTTCCTGGACATCAAGATGCCGGGCGAGGACGGCTTCCAACTGCTGGCCTCCATCGCCGAGTTGGACCTGCCGGTGGTCTTCACCACCGCCTATGATGAGTATGCGCTGAAGGCCTTCAAACAGAATGCGCTCGCCTACCTGGAGAAGCCCATCGACACGGAGGAACTGAAAAGCGCCGTGGTGAAACTGCAACGACTGGCCGGCGTGATCGGCAGTGCCCAGCCCTCGGCGATCGCGGCTTTGATGAAGGACCCCGCATCGCCGTTGAGTTCACGGCTGGCCATTCCCGGCCGGGAGGGACTGGTGCTTCTGAAGCATGAGGACATCCTGTACCTGGAGGCCAACGACAGCTACACCACCGTGCATCTGAAGGATGGCAAGCGCAGTGTGAGCAGCAAACACATCCGGGTGTTCGAGAACAACCTCGATCCCAAGGTCTTCTTCCGGGTCCACAAATCATTCATCATCAACCTGGCCCACCTGTCCAGCTTCAACCGGGCCGAAGGCAACATGGCCGTGCTCGACACCGGTGCCATGATCCCCGTTTCACGCCGGCGACTGCCTGATTTCCTGGCCCTGATCAACACCTTCTGA
- a CDS encoding histidine kinase: MTSNGRHRAVSVRIVAILLPGLFLAAGTRGQQHSFRQFTPQEGLAQSQVRCMAQDADGYLWFGTLGGASRFDGRVFENHALQEGIPDAHVSAMAVDGEGRLWLASGSALVRRAGPKWMREELPPGLGGARILGLVAGRDGRLFVGTDGDGMFVRDRDGIRPLPGYPADTASHVRSLLALRDGRLLIGLRNGLLLWDGGRCTQVPLGDTEPKAVSALAEGHDGGWWVGTFLEGLYHILPDGRQEEYDEESNLIRNNVRCLLVDDKGRLWVGTKFGLNLFEDGRFKVFTIHQGMPNDNVWCAFQDREGNLWFGTDGAGALRYAGDRFTTFTIRDGLCSDLVMNITQDAQGDLWLGTYDNGVCRMDGMAMVNTLDGLPNNTVWSGLCGRDGTLWFGTSEGLARIERGVVRPLSREASLARQRVLALHEDEAGNIWAGTRDGLVRIGSDGQVKHHQAGPDGPGRSIRRIIDIGDGKMLLATEQGLCRYDHGVFTRWTIADGLSDDNVMCLLRDGAGRVWAGTSNGITCMEGGVFKIIRLASDFGSNYVDMLLSDERGRIWAGTNNGLFVFHPDSLFADPSAHARITMNDGLRGLEFNLNAGFADARGRLFMGSAAGLVHHDVRRHGDPPRPPAPNVRITGLRSFLQHTDWSGQCDSIDASGLPIGLELAYRRHYLTFDYTGISLGAPERVVYRYRLLGLDNEWLPATDARFASWSNLPHGEYTFEVMAALQGGPWSAPSAFTFRISPPFWSRWWFFVLVLAAMVLAVLGVAHYRSVRRARAERTRQLMLRSRMLQLEQQALNANMNRHFVFNALNSIQYHINRQDRATASRYLTSFAKLIRKNLDASQNDTTTLAEELERLELYLTLEHMRFKDRFRYTIQVEAEVDTSQVRLPAMMLQPYVENSIWHGILPMQEQGQVDIQVARSGPGRVQVTIEDDGVGVEHSLRAKEGQGGDHISRGIEITKGRADILRHLALTDIRITGPEQRHNPGTGEALGTRVVIDLPMGHGPAEGKQGLRKGQGQPIFGT, translated from the coding sequence ATGACCTCGAACGGCCGGCATCGGGCCGTGTCGGTGCGCATCGTTGCGATCCTGCTGCCGGGGTTGTTCCTCGCTGCGGGTACGCGGGGCCAGCAGCACTCTTTCCGGCAGTTCACGCCACAGGAGGGTCTGGCCCAAAGCCAGGTGCGCTGCATGGCGCAGGACGCTGACGGATATCTGTGGTTCGGCACCCTGGGCGGGGCCAGCCGGTTCGATGGACGCGTGTTCGAGAACCACGCCTTGCAGGAGGGCATACCGGATGCGCACGTGAGCGCCATGGCCGTTGACGGAGAAGGCCGCTTGTGGCTCGCGTCCGGATCGGCGCTTGTGAGGCGCGCTGGTCCGAAGTGGATGCGGGAGGAGTTGCCGCCGGGCCTGGGTGGCGCACGCATCCTGGGCCTGGTGGCCGGCCGTGATGGCCGGCTTTTCGTGGGCACCGATGGCGATGGCATGTTCGTGCGCGACCGGGACGGCATCAGGCCTTTGCCGGGTTATCCGGCCGATACCGCCTCCCATGTGCGCTCCCTGCTGGCGCTGCGCGATGGACGCCTCTTGATCGGGCTGCGCAATGGTCTGTTGCTCTGGGATGGCGGCCGCTGTACCCAAGTGCCGCTCGGCGATACCGAACCCAAGGCCGTGAGCGCGCTGGCGGAAGGACACGATGGCGGTTGGTGGGTGGGCACCTTCCTCGAAGGGCTCTACCACATCCTGCCCGATGGAAGACAGGAGGAGTACGACGAGGAATCGAACCTGATCCGCAACAACGTGCGCTGTCTGCTGGTGGACGACAAGGGCAGGCTTTGGGTGGGCACCAAGTTCGGCCTCAACCTGTTCGAGGATGGCCGGTTCAAGGTCTTCACCATCCACCAGGGCATGCCCAACGACAACGTCTGGTGCGCCTTCCAGGATCGCGAAGGCAACCTGTGGTTCGGCACCGATGGCGCTGGCGCCTTGCGTTACGCGGGTGACCGCTTCACGACCTTCACCATACGCGATGGTCTGTGCAGCGACCTGGTGATGAACATCACGCAGGATGCGCAGGGCGACCTGTGGCTGGGCACCTACGACAATGGCGTGTGCCGCATGGACGGCATGGCCATGGTCAATACGCTGGATGGTCTGCCCAACAACACCGTGTGGAGCGGCTTGTGCGGCCGTGATGGCACCCTCTGGTTCGGCACCAGTGAAGGCCTTGCCCGTATCGAACGTGGCGTGGTGCGTCCTCTGTCGCGGGAGGCATCACTCGCCCGGCAACGTGTACTCGCTTTGCATGAGGATGAAGCGGGCAACATCTGGGCGGGTACTCGCGATGGGCTGGTGCGCATAGGATCCGATGGGCAGGTGAAGCACCACCAGGCGGGCCCCGATGGACCCGGACGATCCATACGCAGGATCATCGACATTGGCGATGGCAAGATGCTGCTCGCCACGGAACAGGGCCTTTGCCGCTACGACCATGGAGTGTTCACCCGGTGGACCATTGCGGACGGACTGAGCGATGACAATGTGATGTGCCTGCTGCGCGATGGCGCCGGACGGGTCTGGGCGGGAACTTCCAATGGCATCACCTGCATGGAGGGTGGCGTGTTCAAGATCATACGACTCGCCTCGGATTTCGGATCCAACTATGTGGACATGCTGCTGAGCGACGAACGGGGACGTATCTGGGCCGGCACCAACAACGGACTCTTCGTCTTCCATCCGGACAGCTTGTTCGCCGACCCCTCCGCCCATGCACGGATCACCATGAACGACGGTCTGCGCGGTCTGGAGTTCAACTTGAACGCGGGGTTCGCCGATGCACGGGGAAGATTGTTCATGGGCAGTGCGGCGGGACTGGTCCACCATGATGTGCGCCGGCATGGCGATCCACCCCGGCCGCCCGCGCCCAACGTGCGCATCACGGGCCTGCGCTCCTTCCTTCAGCACACCGATTGGTCCGGCCAGTGCGACAGCATCGATGCCTCCGGCCTGCCCATTGGCCTTGAGCTCGCCTACCGCAGACATTACCTCACGTTCGACTACACGGGCATCAGCCTTGGCGCGCCCGAACGCGTCGTGTATCGCTACCGGCTGCTCGGGCTCGACAATGAATGGCTTCCGGCCACCGACGCGCGTTTCGCCAGTTGGAGCAATCTGCCGCACGGCGAATACACTTTCGAGGTGATGGCCGCCCTGCAGGGCGGGCCTTGGAGTGCACCGTCCGCATTCACCTTCAGGATCTCGCCGCCATTCTGGTCGCGCTGGTGGTTCTTCGTATTGGTGCTGGCGGCCATGGTGCTCGCGGTCCTCGGGGTGGCCCACTACAGGTCGGTTCGCAGGGCACGCGCCGAACGCACCCGGCAGCTCATGCTGCGGTCGCGCATGTTGCAACTGGAGCAGCAAGCATTGAACGCGAACATGAACCGGCACTTCGTCTTCAACGCGCTCAACAGCATCCAGTACCACATCAACCGGCAGGATCGCGCCACGGCCAGTCGCTACCTCACAAGCTTCGCCAAGCTCATCCGAAAGAACTTGGATGCCAGCCAGAACGACACCACCACCCTGGCGGAGGAGCTTGAGCGTTTGGAACTATACCTCACCTTGGAGCACATGCGTTTCAAGGACCGGTTCAGGTACACCATCCAGGTGGAAGCGGAAGTGGATACCTCACAGGTGCGTTTGCCCGCCATGATGCTGCAGCCGTACGTGGAGAACAGCATCTGGCATGGCATCTTGCCCATGCAGGAGCAGGGCCAGGTGGACATCCAGGTGGCGCGGTCAGGTCCCGGGCGCGTCCAGGTCACCATCGAGGATGACGGGGTGGGGGTGGAGCACAGCCTGCGGGCCAAGGAGGGTCAGGGTGGCGACCACATCTCCCGGGGGATCGAGATCACGAAGGGCCGGGCGGACATTCTGAGACATCTGGCGCTCACGGACATACGTATCACAGGACCCGAACAGCGCCACAATCCGGGGACGGGCGAGGCCTTGGGCACCAGGGTCGTGATCGACCTCCCCATGGGCCATGGCCCTGCTGAAGGCAAGCAGGGTTTGCGAAAGGGCCAGGGCCAGCCTATATTTGGAACATGA